The following coding sequences are from one Paracoccus alcaliphilus window:
- a CDS encoding transposase, which translates to MVAMTVDCHRELTRHCHRDLTHPVVMFCVSETLLPGATENEVARRHGVCANHVSSWRTLARKGRLVLPAPEDPVEFAALMVGSTEDAPRADVGGEARPEIIAGAVVTRLEAGATADRIASVVRALATSP; encoded by the coding sequence ATGGTGGCCATGACTGTTGATTGCCACCGAGAATTGACCCGGCATTGTCACCGAGATCTGACCCATCCAGTGGTTATGTTCTGCGTGTCAGAAACGCTGCTGCCGGGCGCAACGGAGAACGAAGTGGCGCGCCGGCACGGGGTGTGCGCGAACCATGTTTCGTCGTGGCGGACGCTGGCGCGGAAAGGGCGGTTGGTCCTACCCGCGCCGGAGGATCCGGTGGAATTTGCGGCGCTGATGGTCGGCTCCACCGAGGATGCGCCGCGCGCTGATGTTGGTGGCGAGGCCCGGCCGGAGATCATCGCGGGCGCGGTGGTGACCCGCCTGGAAGCCGGGGCCACGGCGGATCGGATTGCCTCGGTCGTGCGTGCTTTGGCGACCAGCCCATGA
- a CDS encoding IS66 family transposase — MDILTGFEGILQVDGYTGYDALAEPKRMGGMPLTLAYCWAHSRRKLHDIYQKDGSEIAAEGLRRIAQIYELSTTA, encoded by the coding sequence ATGGACATCCTGACAGGCTTCGAGGGCATTTTGCAGGTCGATGGATATACCGGCTATGACGCCTTGGCCGAACCAAAGCGCATGGGCGGCATGCCTCTGACGCTGGCCTATTGCTGGGCCCATTCCCGGCGCAAGCTGCATGACATCTATCAGAAGGACGGTTCCGAGATCGCCGCCGAAGGCCTGCGCCGTATCGCCCAGATCTATGAGCTGTCAACTACGGCGTAA